GCTAGTTGGTGGCGGAAAGTTATAAGCTACCAAAATTGTTAACCAAAGCGATGTGGCAAATAGACAAGTGAAAGAGATAGTGTATTGTTTCCtcttgatcacaaaaacaacatttCTTACGTCGCTATCAATTATTTTTGCCACATTATATTTAGTGAGGATCACCTCGCGCTGCAAGAACCACATTTTTCTTGAATTTGACGGAACTTCATCTTCCAGATATAGTTATGCCCGAAGACCGGCCGCGCATCAATAAGGTCTACGTACATTGAGTTAACGGTGAAGACGCCATTTGTATTCAATATCCATCGAAATATGTCTGCGTCTGTGAGAGattgatcatcatcaacctccatACAAAATGGAGCCATGCTGCCCAGTTATCTCCAATCAGAGCTCTACGAAATTGAGTATTTAAAGGGGTTGTCTCTAGGACCGATGCTGCCAAAACATCTTTCCTGCACGCAAAGTTGCCGAGGGTCGGATTTTGAAGAACTAGCAATGTCCCCAACCAGGTttcctaccaaaaaaattagtagatTGGTCATCATCGATCATAAACGCACCTCTATTAAAGTGTGTGACATTTTGATGACATACGAAGCGGCGATGGGACAATTGATTTCCTCCCAAACACCACATAGGATACCACCAGTTTTACCAATAGGATGAATTAATTTCCAAAAGAAGGCACCATCGGGATCATTATTCCTGGATTttttattttataatcattttttcATAGTTTCTTGTAGGCAATAAATCAAGGGCATGATCTTTAATGAGCTCAATGATGTAGGAAGACATGCCGCTCTCTCCAAGCCCACACATGATTCCAAAAATGCATATAATTTAAATCTGCTTAAAACGTTCCTAGTTCTGATAGTACTAGCGGGGGAGGGTGGAGATGTTAGCACTTAGCAGCCTTTTGGGCTCCTTGTCACAGGCCTAGTAACTACCACAAATGTTTATCTCGCTATTGTTAGCTAGACAGGTCTGGCATACTTTGCAAGAGCtacactctttgagtgcatgagtTCTTCAAACAAACTATTTCTCATAAGACGATGTGTTTGATTCTAGTTTAGGGGGAGATCCATCATAGATTCGGAGTGTGTGATTCATGAGGGTGTCTCAGTGCTTATGATGCAATGATAGATCTATGGATGAAAACATCATAGTTTGAACAAATAACTAGTTTGCAATACTATTCTGCTATGTTAACTATGCGATGTGACCATGGTTATGTCAGCAGTAATGCTGATACCCAAAGATTTGGAAATAAATAAAGCTACAGAGAAATAGCAAAAGAAGTAGGAGTGCGTGTCCGGTTTGGTTTGTTTATCATCATTCTCATATATAGAATATTACTTATACAAGAAAACATCACAGTTTGAACAAATAACTAATGCATAAATACATGGATCAAGAGATCTATTTGTCTTGTCACTTTGTCAGACTCTGTTGAATAATttaataaagatggttgtgtgcatcgcTTGATGCATGCATAGGCTCGGAGTAAtcctcctttttgagaaaaaaaacATGGATCAACATATATGTAACTTCCGGAGAAGACTCCTTTCTTTTATTCCTCCTTTCGCAATCTATCTAGTTCTTTCCTTCTTCTCTTCACTTTGTTTGCCATTTTTTTGGGTTCTTGTAATACATGCAACCAAGACAGAACCTAAACACATGGAAAGAAAGAAAAATATTGGCCAATCAGGCAAACTGTGAACATGTAATTAAGTTACAAATCTTTATCTAGGCAAAGAACCATCGAGTACATTCACCTTGCTCCAGAACATTTACATCTTCAAAATGTTTCTAACCAAAAATATATATGAAAAGAAGGCCTAACAGTACTTCCCAACACATGACCAAAGCGCCTAGGTTCATTCTTCAAAGATTGGAGCAATCAAGTAACTATCATGATTAATAAAGTACCATAATAAGTTGACACAAAAAAAGTTGTCTATGCAAGTATGTCCGGCAAAACAAGTTGACACAAAAGAGGAGCAGTTGCAACTTAGGATTTACAACAAAATGAACAACAGCGATCAATCAAACATACCATGGAAGAAGAGATCCATGATAACAATTTCATCAACTAGAATAAAAATTCATTCGACCAAAGAGCACGACCGAGACTAAGTATCGGAGGGCCCACGGATATATAGGTGAAAAATTGGCGAACCCACTAAACCCGGCCAACGAAATAAGATATCGGACACTATCCAAAGTACTTTATAGCACGTAGATTCAGCGGAGGAGCTAAATATTAAGTTCATCTTGCACACCCACACGATCGGTCTGGCGTGTTAACGGGAAGCAGAAACCACTGTTGCCTCCCAATGGGTGCAATCTTTGGTCTAAGAGCTTGGTGTGGCACAAGAAACAGTTTCCACTTTATGGTGTGACAACTTGGGTGCAACATATCTTTAATTTACCGTATCTTTCATGCAGGGAAAAACACATTGAGGTGTATTTTCACTTTGTACAAGAAAGGGTACCTCAATCGAAGTTAGGGATTGTATTCGTACCATCGTAGGATGAATTGGCTGACAGTTTTACCAAAGCTAGCTTTCCAAgttgaaatgttcacaaattttatgCAAGATCTCAAATAAGGGAAAGTTGTGATTGAAGAGGGCTATTAGGACTAGATATAGAGAGGTTATGTTTGGTATGTGATTATAATCCATCGGCTATATATGGATAAAGTTCTGATTGTTTTAACCTTTTTTGTAACCCAAGTTGTGCAAACCCAAGGCCGATTGGCCCCCTATCAATGTATATACATGTCGCAACCTGCCGGGTGTAGACAAGCTCTGCCAATTACTATAAGAAGTTCGAGAAAATCATATTATTACACGTGTGTGCATTATTAAAGAGAACTATATAAttagcatgtgtgtgtgtgtgtgtgtgtgcgcgtgtgtggtTCATTATGTATGGTTACAGTTAGCGGAAGAAATTTAACAACATGGTGTTTGGCATTTCCCTAAAAAAATGATATTTAGTATCTGTCCTTAAGATAGGAGAATTTATTGTTTAATGGCATATGTCCTCGCGCATGGCTTCAACCTGCATACCAAATTCACGTAGGTTGCAAAGGCTGAGCTCAAGGTGATAAAGCGGATGATAGAAGCTATAACCCTAACAAATGGCATCAGATTTATGGCATGGGGAAATCTAGAGAATTCAACACCGCCGCGGCGTAGAGATTGTTTTCACCAAATGGTTTCATTGATCCTTATGTGAAAGCCATTTCTATATGCCATCTTCATCCTTTGTTGGCGGATTTGGAAAGCCAAGAATGACCTAATTCTCTTGGGCATCCATAGCTTGGCCAGTGATACCATACGTCGAACCACGAAAGGTATTACTACATGGATCAAGAGATATGTAACTTTAGACAAGACAACCCTTCTCCCCTTTTGTTTCTTTCTCCTTTTGTGACTTGtctatttcttttttcttctcttcaCTTTGTTTGCCTTTTTTAGTCTTGTAATCCATGTAAGGCTTTTCCGATTCggtttcggattgaaatattttTTCCATGCGACCAAGGCAAAATTAGAtacatggaaagaaaaaaaaactattggTCACATCGGGCAAACTGTCAACATGTAATTAAGTTACACATCTTTATCCTGGCAAAGACGAACATCCAGCACATTCACCTTGCTCTAGGACATTTACATCTTCAAAACGTTCtcatcagaaaaataaaaaaatctagaCACAAAAAAAGAAAGTGTATATACAACAGTACTTCTCATTTCACAACATACGACCATATAACACCTAGGTTCTTCTTGGATTTCGCTACAAATCAAACGTCggattttttaccatgacatatcaAACGTTTTCCATGATAGTAACACTCAGGTAACTATCAGTGGCAAATAAAGTGTCGTAATACATAGCTATGCAAGGTATGCCTACAGAACATGTTGATACAAAGACCGTTAGATCACTACAGAGTCTTATGTTAGTTTACAGAGGGCGTACTAGTTACACCAAATGGACAACAGAGATCAAACAAATAACAATGGAAGAAGAGATCTAGAATAAAAATTTCAACGAAGAAGATATCCAGAATAAATATTTCAGCAACTAGAATGAAAATGCCTTGGCTCCAAGAGCATGACAGAGACCGAATTTCCATCCTTATTAACAATGCCATTCATGCATCTTAACCATGCCAAAATTAAATAAAATGAGACGAGACGCATGACCATGCACTAAGGATCCTCTCCTCGCATATAGGAGCAAAACGACTCGAAGGGGATGCTCCATGATCGGCGCCTCACTACAACCCGAACTCCATATCGTCCCAGAACTGCATCATATCATCATCGAGGAAGTTGGCGCTTGAGCTGGTGCCGGCGCCGTCGTGGCCACCAGTATTGTAGCCATTTCCATTATAGGCTAGGGCGCCGTGGCCCCCCTCGGACCTCACCCTGTCACGCCAGCCCTCCTGCTGCTGCGGCGGCGCCTGATACATCGGTGGAGGCCCCATGTCGACACTGCCGGTGACGTATGGCACCTGGGGCTGGAAGACTGGTGGCTGCCAACCCTCCTCCTGTTGCGGCGGCGCCTGATACATCGGCGGATGCCCCATGCCGATGTTGCCGGTGATGTTTGGTACCTGGGACTGGAGGACCGGTGGCTGCAAGCCCTCCTGCTGTTGCGACGGCGCCTGATACATCGGCGGAGGCCCCATGTCGACGTTGTTGGTGACGTTTGGCATCTGGGGCTGGAAGACCGATGGCTGCCAGCTCTCCTGCTGCTGCGGCGGCGCTTGATACATCGGCGGAGGCCCCATGTCGATGCTGGCGGTGGCGTTTGGTGCCTGGCGCTGGAAGACCGGTGGTTGCCAGCCCTCCTGCTGCTGTAGCGGCGCCTGATACATCGGCAGAGGCCCCATGTCGACGCTGCCGGTGACGTATGGCGCCTGGGGCTGAAAGACCGGTGGCTGCCCGCCCGCCTGCAGCTGCGGCGGCGCTTGATACATCGGCGGAGGCCCCATGTCGGCGCTGCCGGCGACGTATGGTGCCTGGGGCTGGGGCTGGAAGGCCGGTGGCTGCCCGCCCGCCTGCTGCTGAGGCGGCGCTTGATACATCGGTGGAGGCCCCATGTCGGCGCTGCCAGCGACGTATGGCACATGGGGCTGGAAGACCGGTGGCTGCCCGCCTGCCTGCTGCTGCGGCGGCGCTTGATACATCGGCGGAGGCCCCATGTCGGCCCCGCCGAAGATGTATGGCGCTTGGGACTGGAAGACCGGTGGCTGCGAGTTGGTTTTAGCGATGCGCTCGACGAGGCTCTTGTGGATCTCCCCCGGCTTACAACCAACCCTGGCGACCTCCTCGGCGTTGAGGTTGCCACCGAGCATGGCCTTGTGCAGGAGGGCCCTGATGTTGCGGTCCTCACGCTCGCTCTGGAGCTTGTTGGCCTGATGCTGGAGCTTGGCGAGGCACTTGGTGAGGAACTCCTCCTGGCTCGTCGTCTTCTTGAACTGCGGCATGTTCGGCATGGCCTTGTACCGATTTAGCATAGCCACCGCCTCGGCATGGGATGGGTAAACATCCGGCTCTGACGCGCCCTCGTCATACACCAGCACGCAGGCCTTGGTGTTGCACAAGATGCCCAGCTCACCCACCTTCTTCATCAGGTATTTGCGCCGCGTCTCGTAGGTACGGCGACGGGTGGAGTCCTCACCAATGTACCGGAGGGGCACCTTCTTGCGAACCATTGTCGGTTGAAGGGTAAAACAAGCAGAGGAAAAGGGAAGTCGCTAGTTTTTGGTGAGTTGAAAGCAAGGGAGAAGGTGTGGATTTATAGGGGAGGATCGACCAGGATGAGCATGTTGCAGCCTTCCGGCCTTCACTGTGCTCACCTCTAACTTTGGCATCCATTTACAGCCTTTCACTCTCTACGTAGATATGCATGGTGGTGCTACCTAGCTCGTTAATGCGTCATAACACTATATAATTTATTTGTAATTAATGCAAATTTCCTCAGAATCGATCGAGAAATTTTTTTGGGTGAAGAAACTTTCTGTGATCGTATAATAAGCCGTAGAACATGCATGTATATATTCTTTTTAGCTACATATTGCAAAATTAATTGCGCATTTAATGTTCTCTAAAGTTGGATCGGTATTCAAACATGTACAGTATCCCATCACCGCGTTAAGAAAATATCAATAAATAAGGTACTACATAAATTATCTCATATTGCGGTGGTAACCAAAAATTACAAATCTACTAAGATATACAAGCAattaaaccacaattcatatgcaCTGTGTGGATAAGTTCTGCCAGTTTTTGCAACATATGTATCCAATGTTATTCCATATATACAGCAGGTTGGACGGCTACCGTTTCTTGCTGACCTAGTGGTACGTAGTCATTGTATTCACCAACGCATGCTTACTTCCAGACTTAGTTATGTAGTCCAAGTAAGTAATCACTTCCAGTCATGCACTAGTGCTGGTACTGCTTCAACGACATCTACGCCTCCAACAACAAGTGTGCTCGCTCAACAATGACCATATATAGCATTGATATGAACTAGTACATTTATGCCTCAAACGGGGTAGGTATATGGCCATTACACTATGTTGGTAATATTATTTTTCACACCCCTAATTCTCCATGCTCCAAATGACAATCAAAATCTCATTTATGTGCATCATCTAACTACTGATAATAAACTATTATGAAAATTTACCCTGCCTTCTTTTTTATCAAGGATCATGCAACGAGGAGGGTAATTCATCGAAGTAGATGTGAAGGAGATTTGTAGCCCCTCAAGCTATAGTCATATTCTTCATCCAAACAAGACTACAAGTGTCCAAGCTTACGTCCACAAAATGACATCATCATTTTGATCATCCTTCTTTCGATATGGTCAATTGTGTCCTTCAAAATAATAAGCTTCCATGGTCAAGTGAGTCATATAGCGAGCCACGGTATGCTTGTAAGAAAGCAAAGAGTCGTCATCTTGGTTATCCTAAATACGTAAGTGTGTCCACGTCACCAAGTTTGTCATTTCTGATGTTAGGGGACCAACACATTCTTCCGTTATTGGTCATCACACATACTATTTAAGCGTTATTGGTGACTACAATAAGTATGCATGTAATAGTCTTCTTAAAAAAAGTCTGAAGTGTTCTCTATATTCTCAAATTTTTGTTTCTCATAGAGCAAcaattcaattatgaaatctttTCCACACAAACCGACTAGATTGGTGAGTATTATGAGTTAAACTATTTCTTTAATAAAATTGACATTTCTCACGAGGTTTCATGTCTCAATACTCACCGATAGTATTGCTCGGTAAAAAGAAAGAATAGACACCATGTTTAGGTAGGGTTAGATCTGTCACACAAGCATCCATGCCTCTCAAATTTTTGCACGAAAACTTTTTAACTACAACATACCTCGTTAATCAATTTCATATCAAGGTGGTCACCTATGAAAAGCATGTAGATcagtgatgtctactatacaacttattcttgtagactcgtgttggacctccaagcgtagagttttgtatgacggtagcaattttccctcaaacggatggtctctctcaaacaaccctgcaaccaaatacaagaaatctcttgtgtccccaacacacccaatacaatggcaaattgtataggtgcactaattcagcgaagagatggtgatacaagtgtagtatggatagtagatataggtttttgtaatctgaaaata
This region of Triticum aestivum cultivar Chinese Spring chromosome 2D, IWGSC CS RefSeq v2.1, whole genome shotgun sequence genomic DNA includes:
- the LOC123055670 gene encoding extensin-1-like, which translates into the protein MVRKKVPLRYIGEDSTRRRTYETRRKYLMKKVGELGILCNTKACVLVYDEGASEPDVYPSHAEAVAMLNRYKAMPNMPQFKKEIHKSLVERIAKTNSQPPVFQSQAPYIFGGADMGPPPMYQAPPQQQGWQPPVFQRQAPNATASIDMGPPPMYQAPPQQQESWQPSVFQPQMPNVTNNVDMGPPPMYQAPSQQQEGLQPPVLQSEGGHGALAYNGNGYNTGGHDGAGTSSSANFLDDDMMQFWDDMEFGL